aaatacatttcttattgcataaaaaataggcaaatatataaaaacaataataaatgtccATGTTTTGGTACATAAAGATTTTAAAGAGAAAGgcatatggtattttaaagtgtcctagtATTGTGAtggagtcccctacaacagaTTTAAATGCctctaaggtcagaaaacactCTAATTTTCTCAGCATATACATTTACAATTagaatcatttcaaaatgattcatttgaagTGGTTCTGAGCTTAAGGTCTGTAAACCCTTCCtttccataagcctactctgctgtgattggtcagctggccaagtctgttgtgattggtctttcCGTATACAATGCAAGCGGATCGTGCCCACAGCTAaaatttagctgctaaactgtaaacagtTCACATAACAATAACAGTGGATAGGTTTGTTGAGTGCTAAAGtgactaactgatgaaacacttccgtttgtaaaccaaaatatgcCTACATTCCTTATTATTAAACGAAGTAATTACAACAACAAGAGTCTACATTAATCGACACTTACTTAGGAAATAGTGGGTTCACAGTgaattatcagaactatttcagAAAGACAATAATGTTGTGGTTTACCTGGAAACTTAATGTTCCATtaggtatacatcacatattagcacaaaaaacTAGATATATTGAGCACTCagttgaaaatgtacacataacgCATTAAtcatacttacaggttgtggtttgGAGATGCTTGTTGGTTCAAATAAAGATCGTACAGACTTATCTTTCATGGACAGGCATTTAGCGAATGCCACATTGAACACgccaagattagagaagcagtccttggtaaaatgacaaatacaaaacaaaaggtttgaactgtattgctgtggtattgtggaataaattaattttaaccactgattcttcacatcatcatctTTCAGCAATGAAACAGCTAAATAAACTTGCTTTCACAGCGCAGAACACAGTGTCAACttgacatgatgtaaacacactaactagcggaagtgtttgtgggcaggtcagagcattttttgattaacaactttgcagactgtttacaatGAAGGATAGCTACGTTACAAACTGCAATAAATCATTTCACAGTGATTTAGAAAAATACACTTAAGAAATTCCAGTGACTTTTCCAGACTTGGAAAATAATTTCAGATTTTCTATGAAAGTGGGACTGATATAACTCCCTAAATATAGCCTATTAGTCTGTACTggttaaaactgtttttgaacTGCGTTCTACAAATACACTCTCTCAAGGATTTCTGGAGTCTTTCATACACCCTTAAGAAAACATGTAATACTCTTTGTTTTAAATCCAAGGTCAGCATGTACATTCTAGCCACATCTCATTGACATTTTCCTTCTTTTCACATTCACAAGATAACTGAAGACGAAAACACGCCAGACAGTTTTTCAGTCATATTTATGATCTTGCAATGTAGGCTACAAAAGATCTGGAGAACTACGACAAGGAACGGCATGAAGAATTTAAAAGGTACGAGATGATGAAAGAGCACGAGAGAAGGGAACACCTGAAGACACTTGATGAGGAGGGCAGGAGGAAAGAAGAGGAGCATTATGAGGAGATGAAGAAGAAACATGCCGATCACCCTAAAGTCAACCACCCCGTGAGTTGGCACGTATCAACTTCTCTTcacatttgtgattttattgAAGATATGCTCATGTTTCTCGGATGTTTTGGTCTGTAGGGTAGCAAGGATCAACTCAAAGAAGTGTGGGAAGAAGCTGATGGCCTTGACCCTGAAGATTTTGACCCCAAAACATTCTTCAATCTGCatggtaaaatattttttgatggCTTAGCTGAATTCTGCATATGAAAATGCTACAATGATGATTGTTCTTCTATTTTGTACTGCAGACACAAACGGAGATggcttctttgatgaacaaGAGCTGGAAGCCCTGTTCACGAAAGAGGTATGCTGTATAATTAAAACAACTGAGTACTTcacaacagaataaaaataaaacttctatATAGTAACAATGAAATGGCTTCTATTATGATTATTAAGCTGGAGAAGATCTATGATCCAACTAATGAAGAGGATGACATGGTTGAAATGGAGGAGGAGAGGCTGCGAATGAGAGAACACGTCATGAACGAGGTAAAAGATGATTATAATAATGGACCAATTCTCTTTCTCTGGCAACTTGAGGAAGACAGACAAATTTTTTCCAAATCTTTAATCTTCTGGCCTTTACAGGTTGACACTAATAAAGACAGACTGGTGTCCTTAGATGAGTTCCTGGTTGCTACAAAGAAAAAAGAGTTTCTTGAACCAGACAGCTGGGAAGTGAGTATTGTATTGAGTATGGTAACAGATATTTAGACCATTGCTTAGTACACACTAATTCACCTTATTGCTTGATAACTTAGTCCTTTGATTAATAAGGaacaaattaaactgaaaaacatttttttttgtatcttggGCTTTTGGACGATCCCAGACTCTAGAACAGAACCAGGCATATACTGAAGAGGAGATGAGAGAGTTTGAGGAGCAGTTGGTCCGGCAGGAGGAAGACTTAAATCTGAAAGCAGCTGACCTTCAGAAGCAGAGAGAGGACCTGGAGCGACAGCAGGAGCAGCTCAATGCTCAGAAAATAGAACTGCAGCAGGTAACTCAACTGATTTGTCTCATACCTGctcattgaattaaaaaaaatcaagaagagtcctttaaaacaagtaaatgaaaaaaacccTCCTCTGTGCATCTTCCTTATCAGGCTGTGGAGCATATGGAGCGGTTAAAAACACAGAAGGTTCCGGATCCACCTGAGATGCATTGTGAGTAATACTTTCACTTGTGAATCTTATATATAACCAGATTCATGTGAAGGTTACACTGGCTAGCTATTCTTACACTAGGCTTAAAAGTAAAATCCACTGAACGTGTTCTATAATATTGTATCTAACAATATTGTGGAGACAAAGAAACTTTATATCAGCTATTGTATGCACAGTGGGTTAACAGGGTTTCCAGTGTTGTCCCTCCACAGATAGcaatgtaactaaaatgttcccaggcccagaaacatagtaaggacatcagtaaaacggtcaatgtgacatcagtagttcaaccgtaattttacaaagctacgaaaatactttttgtgtgcaaacaaaacaaaacgactttatacaacaatttttctcctcctcctctcgaTAATGGCGGAGGACGTGATTTGGAGGAGAGGAATTGTTGACTATGGAGGGTtagaaaactcttggatttcatcaaaaatatcttaatttgtgttctgatgatgaatgaaggtcttacagtttggaatgacatgagggtaattaaaggagaagtccacttccacaacaaaaatttacagataatgtactcacccacttgtcatccaagatgttcgtgtctttttttcttcagctgtaaagaaattgtttttttgaataaaacatttcagcatttttcttcatataatggactgctatggtgccctgattttgaacttccaaaaggcagttcaaatgcagcttcaaacgatcccaaatgcggttgtaaactatcccagccgaggaagaagggttttatctagcgaaacgatccattattttcattaaaaaaaaatacaatttcaatactttttaatctcaaatgctcatcttgtcttgctctgcctgaattctgtgtattctgactcaagacagttcgggtatgtcgaaaaaatcttattttctccctcaacttcaaaaatcatttcaaaatcatcctacatcgctgcagaagtagcaactcagtctttacaaagtgaacatgcaaagaagattaaacaccctcaacaaaaaaggtaaaacatcaatatatgatgattttgaagttgagggagaacatgagatgggagtttttcgacataccctaactgtcacgaaaaaaaaaaaaaacagtttaggcagagtgagacaagatgagcgtttaacagtaaaaaatatataaattgtattaattttatgaaaataactgattgtttcgctagataagatccttcttcctctgctgggatcgtttacaaccgcatttgggatcgtttgaagccgcatttaaactgcattttggaagttaaaagggcaccatagcagtccattatatggagaaaatgctaaaatgtttccctcaaaaaacattatttctttatggctgaagaaagaaagacatgaacatcttggatgacaagggctgAGTACATTctctgtcagtttttgttctggaagtggacttctcctttaatgacagaattttcattttttggtgaactatccctttaagtataaCCTATTGTTTTTGGcaataacacaaaacaaaatctaaatctCTTCTAACAGTGGAAGGAAATGCTCTCCCTGAGTCACTAGGACATGACCAGCATCCTGTGCCCCCTGAGCACCAGCCTCTGCCCCCAGGACACCAAGACATCcctccagaacaacaacaacatgatgTACCCCAACACCAACAGGATCCAGGACAGGAACACCAAAATATACACCAAGAAAACCAGCCACTGCCTCCAGGACACAACAGCGCACCCCACGATTCTCCACAGATGCCCCTTGACCACAACAACGTGCCATAGAATGGTCATTCGGTTTTTCCTGCGTGACTGTGTGGAAAACTGACCTAGCACCAGAGACTTCAACAAACAGTACCTCCTGCCCAGTACGAGTCAATGATTACCTGTGTTCATGTGTGCTGCGGTTTTAATTATTAAGGAATTGGCTGGTTTCATAATTATGCATAATACAGTTAATGCAGACTTTGCTGTTTGatataagtgtttaattttgttttgtttttgaaaatatctttttcatatgttgtggatattttattttccaaaacagTGGATTGGATGTCTGTGTGTACGCTTTTGTTTtgcacatttacttttttttttttttttaaatagccataAAGAGCTACTTAAGACCTAGTTGTGTGGTATCAGAATACTGTTGAATTGTACTGGAAGTTTTTAATTGATTAGGGCTACTCTGGAGTTTAACTGTTGCATACAGTGGGAACTTTGAGAGTAaggtcaataaaaaaaaaaagatttgaaaaagttttcttttattaaCAACAAATATCACAAGCAAttacttaaaggagtagttcacttctagagtgacaatttcctgataatttacttacccccatgtcattcaagatgttcatgtctttctttcttcagtcgcaaagaaattaagttttttgaggaaaacattacaggacttttcttcatatagcggacttcagtggtggccagtgagttgaaggtccaaattgcagtttcaatgcagctttaaagggctctacacgatcccagctgaaaaataagggccttatctagtgaaattaaacaaatgctCCTCTTGCACTAGCACTGCGATGCATGCAATCACATAATCAAGATGGAAAAgtcacacgtggttagttcttcatctgtgtacctCGCTTAAAaaagttagggtaggttgaaaaactccatctcattttgtccAATTTCAAAATGATCCAACATCAttgtgttaccttttttttatcaaaggcttttgactttttttgattgttcgctttgtaaacactgggtcggtacttctgccaacgtcacgtgtgacctttccaatgcatcaagtcaagctagtgcaagacaaacgtttgtggttaaaaaaaaacaaaacacacacacacacacacacacatacatatatatatatatatatatatatatatatatatatataaaacattacatttttcagaaaatggctgatcgtttcactagataagacccttattcctcggatGGGATCATGCAGAAACTggaatttggaccttcaacctgttggccaccattgaattccactatatggagaaaaatcctgagacgtttttttctcaaaaacctttattttttttaagctaaagaaagacagacatgaacatcttggatgacatggggatgagcaaattatcaggaatGATTTATCAATTTACCAATTatcaactttaaaggagaagtccacttccagaacaacaatttacaaataatttacttacccccttgtcatccaagatgttcatgtctttctgtctgaggaagaagggtcttatctagcgaaatgattggtctttttttttttttttcaaaaaattacaatttgtatactttttaagcacaaaagcttgtgtagcactagccctgggatgtgcgtccatgACGCTACATACTACagaatcacgttgaaaggtcacgcgcAACTCACCACCTGACTTGCTGATTCTTTCCGACAGTGAAATAGATGTGGTCCATTATTGACAGCATTGAGATTCCTGCTCTGTTGGCAATGGTTGGCATTTTGCACATGTGGACCACCATGTCTCATTTGAACGTGGTCTGCCCGAGGCTTGAAAGACTTGTGTCGCCGCAGCAGTCTTCTCTTAAGTTCATCTCTGTGTACTCCAGTGCAAAAAAATAGgctatggcgaaaaactccatcttattttctcatacaacttcagaatcgtccgacatcgttgtaccttttggtacttacttgcacttcattagtctttgcacgttcacatTGTAAACagtgggtctgtagttccgcgtgacctttcgacgttaTTCTGTAGTCGTTTGAAGATGcacttaaactacattttggaagttcaaaatcggggggcaccactgaagtccattatatggagaaaaatactgaaatgctttgattaaaaaccataatttctctacgactgaagacaaaaaaacatgaacatcttggatgacaagtgggtgagtaaattatttgtaaattgttgttttggaagtggacttctcctttaaggtaaaAGAATAGTGCAAGTTCAGTACAAATTAAGCTCAGTCAAAGAAAAATGAAGGTTACGGTAAGGCACTTACAATTATAGTGAATGGGGACCAGTATTTTTACAAATGCGCTTAcgttaattttgttaaatttgtgTTAATTACTTACCCCATCAAAAACCATTTGTGATCATatcaagtcaaaaaaaaaaaaaaaaaaaaacaacaacaaaaaaccccTGTGCTTTTAGATATAAAATGCATAAGTGTGCTTTAAgagtttaagacattaaatgCACAAAGTTTATGACTTCAAAGAAGATTCTCTGTtcttgacagaattttttttttttttttttttttttgtaatcagtgacggaaaaatcagAAGGCCGTCCAGATTGTACTGCAGGTgatctattttaaattgtagctgtaattcccaccttCGTCcgctccagtgtggcagcagaaCACAGGattcagaacaaaaacaaaactgtcaaGAATTTTTTGCTATGCGTTACACACAGGCGAGCTGCCTACCCACTTTTGCTACAGTGATCTATCACACCGcattaaagagcaccaaaatggtatttatggcttgaatttcctaatgaaattatattctcatatttatttacttatcagATTTATCAATTTACTGGATGGCAGGTGCACTATACTGtacatcagctgaaaacagATCGATTAGGATTTAAGAATCGGTgttggttcataaaaatgaaaatctattaaaatctagaaattgtttttttttttttttttttttttttttttaaatccagcCCTAGAGTatcttgttgtttttaaacactgggctgtcgtcctgtaggttcatgatttaaaatgaaaatgcgaacaaaaaatttaaatgacggGTAACAGATTATGGCGGAATTTTTAcaaccctgtccgtcaaaatgatggacaatgttaaagtcgaGCGCaacctctgtgtgtgtgaataacATCTGAAGTTACTtgtccttcaaaaatcatttattagtTAGCATTAATTCTAATCAACATTGATTGGAAGAAATACAATGAAGCAGTCATTCAGCCACATACAGTACAATGCATTTCCTGTAAACCATTTGgctgtgccaaaaaaaaaaagaaagaaaaatcacgTTACAATACAGTACGTACAAGTAAATTTTTCACATTCACTTAACAGTTCGTTTGGCCAAAAACTAAGTGCCTTTGGTATACGGTGTACTTCACATTCAGAATCCAGCAGCTGTTCCCAGCTACTAAGTCGTCATTCCACCAAGCCCGATTAAAATCCAGACACCCATAATCAAAGGCACGTGTTCTGTCTCAAATGTGTAAAGGCTGTGCAATAGCATATGATTGAGAGAAAGCTTTGAGAGCTCTGAGCAATTACAGTGCTGGGAGTGCTATAGTCTCATTGATACTGTGTTTTCCCAAAACCATTTGTTGTGTCCTTACTTGCTAAGATGCGGTCATCTAACTACAATGGTCTGGAGTGGCACGGCTCGTGTTTGAGAGTCCAAACGGGTGGAGGAGATAAAAGGGTGGAACTGGGCTGATAATGGCTAAAGGACTGGGTTTAGCTGGTCTGTTGGGCAGCCATGGGACCCATTCCTCTGCTGGACCGATATGATCCCCCTCGTCCTGAAATCCAAATACATCAGAAAATCAATGTGGAGTTAAACAGTCCAGTCGCATTAAATGATTTTACGGGCCAATTACAACGAGCACTTTCCACGCTTTTGAAACAGGACTCGGTTCATAAAACACCCATTATGTATATTATACCACAAGTGTTAAACGCAAACCACAACAACATATTTATCAGAACAGCTTCATAGCACTCAAATACAACAGTCTGTCAGTTTTTAACtagactttgaaaaaaaaaaaaaaaaaaccaagtgAAATGACATTATAAAGATAAGCACTGCAAATTTAATAAACTTAAGTGAACTCAAGCAGCAGTTAGAGAAAATGTCAGTAGCAACAATTATTCTCAATAGGATTCTCTTAAAGTCACATGACAGTATTCAGtttatttctttgttaaaaatgttttagcttTCCTAAAATGATGTATAATCCAACAAATAGCTAATGTCAAGGTCACACAAGACCATTTAacagaatagttcaccccaaaataaatatgcatttcatGCCATATAATTTTCCTGCCATAATTTAATGACCTATATATTCCAaacccatattttttttttctgttgacaaCAAATGAAGCTCAAGTGTATAAAACCAATAAGGAATTGTCGCAAATGACGtcaattgtatttaaaaaaaaaaaaaaaaaaaaaaaaaaaaaaaaaaaaacagcagttgcaatattgtactttttttctcccccctccatgaaaaaaataaacttaaaagaaaaaaaaaaaaaaaaatacaggtttggaacattttTGACTTGACAGAAGCAGGAAAAGCAGTGCATTGACTATGGATTGATTTGGAACAGCATTGTAGATCATGGAGGCAATCTTAGTGGCATTTTGTTCCATTAACACTTCACACTTAATTAAAAGAAACCCTTAATCTTGTTGGAAAGCAGGATATAGTACATGACGCAAGAGGCGGAAAAGCAAACAGCAGAGCTGCAGAAAAAAACGGACCGATAAGCGGACCAATCACCTGCCTCCCTTTAAAGAAGACTAAATGGGAAAAAGTCAACCTCCAACACTTTAGCAGACAAAAGGGTCACAGGACAGGTGAGAGGATTTCCGAGCATGGAGAGCAAAAAGAAAGCAGCAGCAGACAAGCAGGTAATGCAACACATCTTTATTGAAACATTCTCTCAAGGAGTGACATGAGCATACAAAGGGCAggacagcagaaaaaaaaatctcttcaaATGAAATGGGgtgaacaataaaacaaacaattaacgCCTTCAGTACCCAATACACAGGCAAGAACCAAAGTATGGGAAGGGGGGGACAGgccaacaaaatatcaaaatcacTCCTATGGATTGGACCGACAGTGGCAGTtatctttttgcattttattttataaaaaaaataaattaatgaaaatcttTCAAGTTTACAGGAATATCTATGTTTTAAACACGACCTGGCTGAAAAATCACAACACTGACAGTTTCAGCTCTCCATTGTGTCTCTGTAAAACACATTAGTATATTAAAACTATCAAAGCGGGCTTACTTGAATCAAtaagccaaaacaaaaacaaaaccaaaccactGATAGGAGTAAAAATATGAGCTGGGGAAAACATTCTCAATAACTGAATGTTCAAAGTGGCCAAAAAGAAACAAGTCTTCCCAAAAAGTTTAGGATCGCATCGCTTGAGCATTACCTCG
The sequence above is a segment of the Labeo rohita strain BAU-BD-2019 chromosome 7, IGBB_LRoh.1.0, whole genome shotgun sequence genome. Coding sequences within it:
- the nucb2a gene encoding nucleobindin-2a, with product MSYLKGLLTSCLVLASVMSWAKAVPISMDKTKVKLPEETVKEPPQSVDTGLHYDRYLREVIDFLEKDQHFREKLHNTDMEDIKQGKLAKELDFVSHHVRTKLDELKRQEVSRLRTLIKAKQDIEGGNDIAVDHQALLKQFEYLNHMNPHTFEVEDLDRLIKSATKDLENYDKERHEEFKRYEMMKEHERREHLKTLDEEGRRKEEEHYEEMKKKHADHPKVNHPGSKDQLKEVWEEADGLDPEDFDPKTFFNLHDTNGDGFFDEQELEALFTKELEKIYDPTNEEDDMVEMEEERLRMREHVMNEVDTNKDRLVSLDEFLVATKKKEFLEPDSWETLEQNQAYTEEEMREFEEQLVRQEEDLNLKAADLQKQREDLERQQEQLNAQKIELQQAVEHMERLKTQKVPDPPEMHLEGNALPESLGHDQHPVPPEHQPLPPGHQDIPPEQQQHDVPQHQQDPGQEHQNIHQENQPLPPGHNSAPHDSPQMPLDHNNVP